The proteins below are encoded in one region of Coffea arabica cultivar ET-39 chromosome 4c, Coffea Arabica ET-39 HiFi, whole genome shotgun sequence:
- the LOC113739442 gene encoding LIM domain-containing protein WLIM1 has protein sequence MATFAGTTQKCKTCEKTVYLVDQLQADSKVYHKSCFRCHHCRGTLKFSNYSSFEGVLYCKPHFDQLFKMTGSLDKSFEGAPKTARADRVANQGQTNSKVSSMFAGTQDKCVACKKTVYPLEKVAVDGTSYHRACFRCSHGGCMISPSNYIAHDHKLYCRHHHSQLFKKKGNFSQLEEHEQVELATENGKA, from the exons ATGGCAACTTTTGCAGGGACTACTCAGAAGTGCAAGACATGTGAGAAGACTGTGTACTTAGTGGATCAACTTCAAGCTGACAGCAAAGTCTACCACAAGTCTTGTTTCAGATGCCACCACTGCAGGGGTACCCTCAAG TTTAGTAATTACTCATCCTTTGAGGGGGTTTTGTACTGTAAACCTCATTTTGATCAACTGTTCAAGATGACTGGCAGCTTGGATAAGAGTTTTGAAG GTGCTCCAAAAACTGCTAGAGCTGACAGAGTGGCTAATCAG GGCCAAACAAACAGCAAAGTCTCTAGCATGTTTGCTGGAACTCAAGATAAATGTGTTGCTTGCAAGAAGACTGTATACCCTCTTGAAAAG GTCGCAGTTGATGGAACATCATATCATAGAGCTTGTTTCAGGTGTAGCCATGGTGGCTGTATGATCAGTCCTTCAAACTATATAGCTCATGATCATAAGCTTTACTGTAGACACCATCACTCCCAACTTTTCAAGAAAAAGGGAAACTTTAGTCAACTGGAGGAACATGAACAAGTTGAATTGGCAACTGAGAATGGAAAAGCCTGA
- the LOC140005311 gene encoding succinate dehydrogenase subunit 7B, mitochondrial-like isoform X2 — translation MAFFFRNTSLSQLRLQPQSDPFALSRRGLHVEPGPREKALLAEDPALKQFKSHKKSVKRIKRVGDVLTIVVVAGCCYEIYVRAVMREEARKQAKESA, via the exons ATGGCGTTTTTCTTCAGAAACACCTCTCTTTCTCAGCTGCGACTCCAACCTCAG TCCGATCCATTTGCCCTTTCGCGTCGTGGATTACACGTTGAACCAGGGCCTCGTGAAAAGGCT CTCTTAGCTGAGGATCCAGCATTGAAGCAATTTAAATCACATAAGAAAAGCGTGAAGCGCATCAAAAGAGTTGGAGATGTTCTCACTATTGTAGTTGTAGCTG GATGTTGCTATGAGATCTATGTCAGAGCAGTGATGCGAGAGGAAGCACGAAAACAGGCAAAAGAGAGTGCATAA
- the LOC140005311 gene encoding succinate dehydrogenase subunit 7B, mitochondrial-like isoform X1 has protein sequence MAFFFRNTSLSQLRLQPQKSDPFALSRRGLHVEPGPREKALLAEDPALKQFKSHKKSVKRIKRVGDVLTIVVVAGCCYEIYVRAVMREEARKQAKESA, from the exons ATGGCGTTTTTCTTCAGAAACACCTCTCTTTCTCAGCTGCGACTCCAACCTCAG AAGTCCGATCCATTTGCCCTTTCGCGTCGTGGATTACACGTTGAACCAGGGCCTCGTGAAAAGGCT CTCTTAGCTGAGGATCCAGCATTGAAGCAATTTAAATCACATAAGAAAAGCGTGAAGCGCATCAAAAGAGTTGGAGATGTTCTCACTATTGTAGTTGTAGCTG GATGTTGCTATGAGATCTATGTCAGAGCAGTGATGCGAGAGGAAGCACGAAAACAGGCAAAAGAGAGTGCATAA